CGCGGCGCAGGCGCCAGTAGTGCCAGCCCATCACCGCCAGCGACATCAGGGTCAGCGCCATCCACACGTGGCCGCCGAGCCAGCCGACCAGCACCGCCAGCAGCAGCAGCGCGGCCAGGGTGCCGAGGGTCTTGAACCAGGCGGAACGGATGTGGCGGGGCATCGGGAGCGCGCTCTGTCGCAATGGATCGTGTCCGTCCGCCGTTTATAGCAGGCGAAGGCTGCAGTCAGATGGAGGACGAGAAGCGATAGCCGGAGCCGCGCACCGTCTGCACCATGTTCTCCACCGCGAACGGCTCCAGGGTCTTGCGCAGCCGGCGGATGTGCACGTCGATGGTGCGCTCCTCGACGTAGACGCTGCCGCCCCACACGTGGTCGAGCAGCTGCGCGCGGCTGTAGACGCGCTCGGGATGGGTCATGAAGAAATGCAGCAGGCGGTATTCGGTGGGGCCGATCGGCACCGGCGCGTCGCCGGCGAACACGCGGTGCGCGGCGCCGTCGATGCGCAGGCTGCCGACCGAGACGCTGCCGTCCTCGTCGTCGTCGCGGGTGCGGCGCATCACCGCGCGGATCCGCGCCAGCAGCTCGCGCGCCGAGAACGGCTTGACCACGTAGTCGTCGACCCCGGCTTCCAGGCCGCCGACCCGGTCGTTTTCCTCGCCGCGCGCGGTGAGCATGATGATCGGCACCTCGCGGGTCATCGCGTCCTTGCGCCAGCGCCGGGCCAGTTCCAGGCCGCTGGTGCCGGGCAGCATCCAGTCCAGCAGGATCAGGTCGGGAACGCGGTCGGCGATGGAGGTCTGCGCTTCCCGCGCGTCGCCGGCGTGGACCGGTTCGAAGTCGCCCTTGCGCAGGGCGAACGCCACCATGTCGCGGATGGCGGGTTCGTCGTCGACGATCAGGATGCGTTTCTGCACGACGGCACCGTGGGACTGGGAGGAGAGGTCGCCAGTAGACTACGGTTTTATTACGATTCAGTGACGGCGCTCGTGTGGCGTTTCAGCGTTGTTTCACATCCGGATCCTCCACGCCCTGGCGGCGCAGCTCCAGCA
This sequence is a window from Xanthomonas sp. CFBP 8443. Protein-coding genes within it:
- the phoB gene encoding phosphate regulon transcriptional regulator PhoB, producing the protein MQKRILIVDDEPAIRDMVAFALRKGDFEPVHAGDAREAQTSIADRVPDLILLDWMLPGTSGLELARRWRKDAMTREVPIIMLTARGEENDRVGGLEAGVDDYVVKPFSARELLARIRAVMRRTRDDDEDGSVSVGSLRIDGAAHRVFAGDAPVPIGPTEYRLLHFFMTHPERVYSRAQLLDHVWGGSVYVEERTIDVHIRRLRKTLEPFAVENMVQTVRGSGYRFSSSI